From Phycodurus eques isolate BA_2022a chromosome 13, UOR_Pequ_1.1, whole genome shotgun sequence, a single genomic window includes:
- the LOC133411167 gene encoding major facilitator superfamily domain-containing protein 8-like, translating to MYRGHCIKSHSTMDNLQKRNLTFFTIGLIFMLSGIEYAVILPTIWRYLQILEAPPYFLGLGLSAFSLSGLLTGPLFGCWSDRSRTTKAIILFANLFEIAGNFMYFIGYSKWLLVGSRLVTGVGVGAGSSIFGFLTQSTRPEERASVFAAIMASRQVGLLVGPAFNLFLRLCNFKLGPFVVNKFTSPGLFMCLLWLLLQFVVLAIYWDLPDIDTTEGAVLMIDMKLEEDEVDEVEPLIGSDGMQVHTYKAVNANRLESPTSSEMQTLHEASSVGSKALGNFSMSGEFLREEVIVLLTAQFITLFNQTALETMVTPLTQRYFGFDELGNSVMYSLCGVEVILGFLFVRWLSGKVADRAVLAVGLVICCTACIWCLVFLCNLRGSYEWKLSAFIIGVFLQLLGLPFVAVSQVSLFSKVTAEKTQGFSQGVRRSVGGLATILGPLWAGGLTNHLYIMIGMMLGLLLLVAFMTALSYGRLTQPRVAQSARSSDSGG from the exons ATGTACAGAGGTCATTGCATAAAAAGTCACAGCACTATGGATAATCTCCAGAAGAGGAATCTAACATTTTTTACCATTGGACTAATATTTATGCTCAGCGGCATCGAATATG CTGTCATTCTGCCTACAATATGGCGATATCTCCAGATCCTAGAGGCGCCTCCATATTTCTTGGGTCTGGGTCTGTCTGCTTTCAGTCTAAGCGGGCTTCTCACTGGACCACTGTTTGGCTGCTGGTCAGACCGCAGCAGAACCACCAAGGCTATTATTCTTTTTGCCAATCTTTTTGAGATTGCTG GTAACTTCATGTATTTTATCGGCTATTCCAAGTGGCTGTTAGTAGGCAGTCGTCTTGTGACag GTGTCGGCGTAGGAGCGGGATCCTCCATCTTCGGTTTCCTGACTCAGAGCACCCGGCCAGAGGAACGAGCCAGTGTCTTTGCGGCCATCATGGCCAGTCGACAAGTTGGCCTACTTGTGG GGCCGGCGTTCAACCTGTTTCTGCGGCTGTGTAATTTCAAACTTGGACCCTTTGTTGTCAACAAGTTTACATCTCCTGGG CTCTTCATGTGCTTGTTGTGGTTGCTGCTCCAGTTTGTGGTCCTGGCAATCTACTGGGATTTACCGGACATTGACACCACAGAGGGGGCAGTCCTGATGATAGACATGAAACTGGAGGAAGACGAGGTGGATGAAGTCGAGCCTCTGATTGGATCGGATGGTATGCAGGTGCACACTTACAAAGCTGTCAACGCCAACCGGTTGGAGTCCCCCACTTCATCTGAAATGCAAACTCTCCACGAGGCCTCCTCAGTTGGATCCAAAGCGTTAGGTAACTTCAGCATGAGTGGAG AGTTCCTGAGGGAGGAGGTGATTGTTCTTCTCACAGCTCAGTTCATCACTCTCTTCAATCAGACTGCGCTGGAG ACCATGGTGACTCCTCTGACGCAACGCTACTTCGGCTTCGACGAGTTGGGCAACAGTGTGATGTACAGCCTGTGTGGGGTGGAAGTCATCCTGGGCTTCCTCTTTGTTCGCTGGCTGAGCGGGAAGGTGGCCGACCGTGCAGTGCTGGCTGTGGGCCTGGTCATCTGTTGCACCGCCTGTATCTGGTGCCTCGTGTTCCTCTGCAACCTCCGAG GCAGCTACGAGTGGAAGCTGTCGGCCTTCATTATTGGAGTGTTCCTGCAGCTGTTGGGGCTCCCGTTTGTGGCAGTGTCTCAGGTGTCTCTCTTCTCCAAAGTCACAGCGGAGAAAACACAAG GGTTTAGCCAAGGTGTAAGACGATCAGTCGGGGGCCTGGCCACCATCTTGGGTCCTTTGTGGGCTGGAGGCTTGACCAATCATTTATACATAATGATAGGCATGATGTTGGGTCTCCTCTTATTGGTCGCA TTTATGACGGCGTTGTCGTACGGCCGCCTGACTCAGCCGAGAGTTGCGCAGAGTGCACGGAGCTCCGACAGTGGGGGATAG